The following are from one region of the Paenibacillus sp. JZ16 genome:
- a CDS encoding DMT family transporter — translation MKVKIYFLISMIIFGAVGVFAKYIDLTSSKIALFLSLVGVLFLLIIFVSTKQKMPWQQVKKNAIALVFASMALSGNWIFLFQAYKETTIANAALSYYFAPVLVVILSPLVLKEKISYKKAVCIVIALLGLFLILHNGRMQTNGHHLLGIGYGLVAAGFYTGLTLINKFIRGLDGLANTLLQLGLSVITLIPFVLITEGGTVYSVDSTTVILMLVLGIFHGGVGFYLFFAGMKGLNGQSIAVLSYVDPLTSLFISILIIGEKMTFQQLIGAVLLLCSIWIGEAGEKKEKNNYQIDCE, via the coding sequence ATGAAAGTGAAAATTTATTTCCTTATATCGATGATTATCTTTGGTGCAGTTGGCGTATTCGCAAAATATATAGATTTGACTTCAAGTAAGATTGCACTATTTTTAAGCTTAGTTGGTGTCCTGTTCCTTTTAATCATTTTCGTTTCTACAAAGCAGAAAATGCCATGGCAACAAGTGAAAAAAAATGCTATTGCTTTAGTCTTTGCAAGTATGGCCTTGAGCGGAAACTGGATTTTTCTTTTCCAAGCATATAAGGAGACTACCATTGCTAATGCTGCATTGAGTTATTATTTTGCACCTGTTTTAGTTGTAATACTCTCCCCTTTGGTGTTAAAAGAAAAGATTTCTTACAAAAAGGCAGTATGTATTGTCATTGCTCTGCTCGGGCTGTTCCTCATTTTGCATAATGGAAGGATGCAGACAAATGGACATCATCTCCTCGGTATCGGTTATGGATTAGTGGCTGCCGGTTTCTATACCGGATTGACCCTGATTAACAAGTTTATTCGTGGTCTAGACGGATTAGCAAATACGCTTTTGCAGCTAGGACTATCAGTTATCACGTTAATTCCATTTGTATTGATTACAGAGGGTGGCACTGTTTATTCGGTCGACAGCACCACAGTAATACTGATGCTTGTATTAGGTATCTTTCATGGTGGTGTTGGTTTTTATCTTTTCTTCGCCGGAATGAAGGGACTTAATGGCCAGAGCATCGCTGTATTGAGTTACGTTGATCCCTTAACCTCTCTTTTTATTTCAATCCTAATTATTGGAGAGAAGATGACTTTTCAGCAACTTATTGGCGCTGTCTTGCTATTGTGCTCGATTTGGATAGGAGAAGCTGGTGAAAAGAAGGAGAAAAATAATTACCAAATTGATTGTGAATGA
- a CDS encoding prolyl-tRNA synthetase associated domain-containing protein yields the protein MFFISNILISTPEKYLTQLQERTYETLEKLQIPFERVNTDEAISMEDCIEINQKLNVNIVKTLFLCNRQQTQFYLLITTADKQFKAKDFSNQLGISRVSFASADQLEHLLGVKIGAVTIFGVLLDKDQVVQVVLDEDIVAQEWYGCSDGTTTGYMKIRTSDVIHKFLPYTDHLPKVRQI from the coding sequence ATGTTTTTTATAAGCAATATTCTAATTTCAACGCCGGAGAAGTATCTGACACAACTACAAGAAAGAACTTATGAAACATTAGAAAAACTACAAATACCTTTTGAACGCGTAAATACAGATGAAGCAATCTCTATGGAGGATTGTATTGAAATTAATCAAAAACTAAATGTAAATATTGTGAAGACACTCTTTCTTTGTAATAGGCAACAAACCCAATTCTATTTACTTATTACTACAGCTGATAAGCAATTTAAAGCTAAAGACTTTAGTAATCAACTTGGTATTTCTCGTGTGTCATTTGCTTCGGCTGATCAGTTGGAACATTTGTTAGGTGTAAAAATAGGTGCTGTAACTATTTTTGGTGTCTTATTGGATAAAGATCAAGTTGTACAGGTTGTACTTGACGAAGACATAGTGGCCCAAGAATGGTACGGATGTAGCGACGGGACAACGACAGGCTATATGAAAATTAGAACATCGGATGTAATCCATAAATTTCTACCTTACACTGACCATTTACCAAAAGTGAGACAAATTTAA
- a CDS encoding LysR family transcriptional regulator has protein sequence MDKNIQKYLALIKTVEYGSFTKAAEMLNYSQSGISRMINDLESEWKISLLERDRSGVRLTSEGLKVLPYAKSVCNEYEKLQSQIDELHGLQSGIIRIGTFSSVATHWLPNIIKAFQKEYPNIDYELLLGDYTEIESWISEGRVDCGFLRLPSQTKLDTTFLEEDKLLVILPENHSLASCDRFPVKALGEDPFMLLEKGAKAEISEIFERCNVTPQVHFTTWDDYAIMSMVESGLGISILPELILKRTPYRIVVKELEFPAYRRIGLAMKDKNSTSLALKRFLDYLQYRNITEES, from the coding sequence ATGGATAAGAACATTCAGAAATATTTAGCCTTAATTAAAACCGTTGAATACGGAAGCTTTACCAAAGCAGCCGAAATGTTGAATTATTCACAATCGGGGATCAGTCGAATGATCAACGATTTAGAATCAGAATGGAAGATATCTCTTCTAGAACGAGATCGCTCTGGCGTACGACTGACTTCTGAGGGTCTGAAAGTACTTCCTTATGCGAAAAGTGTGTGTAATGAATATGAGAAGCTGCAATCCCAAATTGACGAACTACATGGACTCCAATCTGGGATTATACGGATTGGAACATTTTCAAGCGTGGCTACGCATTGGCTTCCCAATATAATCAAAGCATTTCAAAAAGAATATCCGAACATTGACTATGAACTTTTACTGGGAGATTATACGGAAATTGAAAGCTGGATATCGGAAGGTCGTGTGGATTGTGGCTTTCTAAGGCTCCCCTCTCAAACCAAACTTGACACGACTTTTCTGGAAGAAGATAAGCTACTTGTGATCCTACCGGAAAATCACTCACTCGCAAGCTGTGATCGTTTTCCTGTCAAAGCATTGGGTGAAGATCCGTTTATGCTTTTAGAAAAAGGCGCTAAAGCCGAAATTTCAGAAATATTTGAGCGATGTAATGTAACACCACAAGTTCATTTTACCACATGGGACGATTATGCCATCATGTCGATGGTGGAAAGTGGGTTAGGGATCAGTATTCTGCCTGAGCTTATTTTAAAACGTACCCCCTATCGTATTGTTGTAAAAGAACTTGAATTCCCAGCCTACCGTAGAATTGGCCTTGCAATGAAAGATAAAAACTCTACCTCTCTTGCTCTCAAACGGTTTTTAGATTATCTACAATATAGAAATATTACTGAAGAATCATAA